One stretch of Caldinitratiruptor microaerophilus DNA includes these proteins:
- the sufU gene encoding Fe-S cluster assembly sulfur transfer protein SufU, whose amino-acid sequence MSSEDRYSIPLQELYKQVILDHHSRPRNRGLLPDPDTTVHLENPTCGDTIDLQLKVEEGRLREVRWQGRGCSISMASASMMSEALKGKTLEEARRIMERFRAMMRGDAGPFRDLGEIQSLQGVARYPVRIKCATLAWNAVEMGMSGLDPEGRS is encoded by the coding sequence ATGTCGTCTGAAGACAGGTACAGCATCCCGCTGCAGGAGCTCTACAAGCAGGTGATCCTGGACCACCACAGCCGTCCCCGGAACCGGGGGCTGCTACCGGACCCGGACACCACGGTGCACCTCGAGAACCCGACCTGCGGGGACACGATCGACCTGCAGCTCAAGGTCGAGGAGGGCCGCCTCCGAGAGGTGCGGTGGCAGGGCCGTGGGTGTTCCATCAGCATGGCGTCCGCCTCCATGATGAGCGAGGCCCTGAAGGGCAAGACCCTGGAGGAAGCCCGCCGCATCATGGAGCGGTTCCGGGCCATGATGCGGGGGGACGCCGGGCCGTTCCGGGACCTGGGGGAGATCCAGAGCCTCCAGGGGGTGGCCCGGTACCCGGTGCGGATCAAATGCGCCACGCTGGCCTGGAACGCGGTGGAGATGGGGATGAGCGGGCTCGACCCCGAGGGGAGGTCGTGA
- a CDS encoding cysteine desulfurase: MNIEKIRQDFPILAREVNGKPLVYLDNAATTQKPRAVIDAIARYYETINANVHRSIHTLGEAATAAYEEARAKVAAFIGAPDPATCVFVRNASEALNLVAYAWGLDHLHPGDVVLLTPMEHHSNLVPWQLVARRTGARLRYFPLLPDGTLDMRRLDEMLDGVKVVAIAHASNTLGTINPIERIIPAAHAAGAIVVVDGAQSVPHMPVDVQALDADFLAFSGHKMMGPMGIGVLYGKRELLERMQPLLGGGEMIRSVTYEGATWNDLPWKFEAGTPNVAGAVGLAAAVDYIRAIGGPAAIREHEEALVRYALERLAELPDVTVYGPREPRAGLVAFNLGDVHPHDVATVLDGEGIAIRAGHHCTQPLHREVLGVPATNRASFYVYNTEEDIDRLVAGLARAREFFRHVV; the protein is encoded by the coding sequence ATGAACATTGAGAAGATCCGCCAGGATTTCCCGATCCTGGCGCGCGAGGTGAACGGGAAGCCGCTCGTCTACCTCGACAACGCGGCGACGACGCAGAAGCCGCGGGCGGTGATCGACGCCATCGCGCGGTACTACGAGACCATCAACGCGAACGTGCACCGCTCGATCCACACCCTGGGCGAGGCCGCGACCGCCGCATACGAGGAGGCGCGGGCGAAGGTGGCCGCCTTCATCGGCGCTCCCGACCCGGCGACCTGCGTCTTCGTGCGCAACGCCTCCGAGGCGCTGAACCTGGTCGCCTACGCCTGGGGCCTCGACCACCTGCACCCCGGGGACGTGGTGCTCCTCACCCCGATGGAGCACCACTCGAACCTGGTGCCCTGGCAGCTCGTCGCCCGCCGCACGGGGGCCCGCCTGCGCTACTTCCCCCTCCTGCCGGACGGGACGCTCGACATGCGCCGGCTGGACGAGATGCTCGACGGCGTCAAGGTGGTGGCCATCGCCCACGCCTCGAACACCCTGGGCACGATCAACCCGATCGAGCGGATCATCCCCGCCGCCCACGCCGCCGGGGCCATCGTCGTGGTGGACGGCGCCCAGTCCGTGCCCCACATGCCGGTGGACGTGCAGGCGCTGGACGCCGACTTCCTCGCCTTCTCCGGCCACAAGATGATGGGGCCGATGGGGATCGGCGTCCTTTACGGCAAGCGCGAGCTCCTGGAGCGGATGCAGCCGCTCCTGGGCGGGGGCGAGATGATCCGGTCGGTCACCTACGAGGGGGCCACCTGGAACGACCTGCCGTGGAAGTTCGAGGCCGGCACGCCCAACGTCGCCGGTGCGGTGGGCCTGGCGGCGGCGGTCGACTACATCCGCGCCATCGGCGGACCGGCCGCCATCCGGGAGCACGAGGAGGCGCTGGTGCGGTACGCGCTCGAGCGCCTGGCCGAGCTGCCCGACGTCACCGTTTACGGCCCCCGCGAGCCCCGGGCGGGGCTGGTGGCCTTCAACCTGGGAGACGTGCACCCGCACGACGTGGCCACCGTCCTGGACGGCGAGGGCATTGCCATCCGGGCCGGCCACCACTGCACGCAGCCGCTGCACCGCGAGGTGCTGGGAGTGCCTGCCACCAACCGGGCGTCGTTCTACGTGTATAATACGGAGGAAGATATCGACCGCCTGGTCGCCGGCCTGGCGCGGGCAAGGGAGTTCTTCCGCCATGTCGTCTGA
- a CDS encoding peptidoglycan DD-metalloendopeptidase family protein yields MHHAWRRRLARILSLAVAAWLPALPALAAGPYQVVVNGTPVAGAKPFLRDGQLLSSTWPLARALGLTPHWDPGDRRVELSAPGHALALWQDSRTAFHNGTRLEAPGRPALLGGEIYVPTWFVAAQFGYPVTWDGQTMGIRTRPQAGAVQGDPLASPAFVFPFPQGAKYEPLQDNYGDPRSWSPDGQVSRRHEGIDILSPKGTPVVAAGSGKVVRIGWNEYGGWRLTVALDAAPGISLYYAHLNGYGPGLYEGARVKAGQLVGYVGNTGYGPEGTEGKFVPHLHVGLYRPDGTTLNPFPYLQRWESRKVVVSSEQ; encoded by the coding sequence ATGCACCACGCGTGGCGGCGCCGTCTCGCCCGCATCCTTTCCCTTGCCGTGGCTGCCTGGCTCCCTGCCCTTCCCGCGCTGGCAGCGGGTCCGTACCAGGTCGTCGTGAACGGTACCCCGGTGGCGGGGGCGAAACCCTTCCTGCGCGACGGGCAGCTTCTCAGCTCCACCTGGCCGCTGGCCCGGGCCCTGGGCCTGACCCCACACTGGGACCCGGGTGACCGCCGGGTGGAGCTTTCCGCGCCCGGGCACGCGCTCGCGCTGTGGCAGGACAGCCGGACCGCGTTCCACAACGGGACCCGCCTCGAGGCTCCCGGCCGGCCGGCGCTGCTCGGCGGCGAGATCTACGTGCCCACCTGGTTCGTGGCCGCGCAGTTCGGCTACCCCGTGACCTGGGACGGTCAGACGATGGGCATCCGCACCCGGCCGCAGGCCGGGGCCGTCCAGGGCGATCCCCTGGCGAGCCCGGCCTTCGTCTTCCCGTTCCCGCAGGGTGCCAAGTACGAGCCCCTGCAGGACAACTACGGGGACCCCCGGAGCTGGTCGCCCGACGGCCAGGTGAGCCGCCGGCACGAGGGGATCGACATCCTCTCGCCGAAGGGCACCCCGGTGGTCGCGGCGGGCTCGGGCAAGGTGGTGCGGATCGGCTGGAACGAGTATGGCGGGTGGCGCCTCACCGTTGCCCTGGATGCCGCGCCCGGCATCAGCCTGTACTACGCGCATCTGAACGGCTACGGGCCGGGCCTGTACGAAGGGGCCCGGGTGAAGGCCGGGCAGCTGGTCGGCTACGTGGGCAACACGGGGTACGGTCCGGAGGGCACCGAGGGCAAGTTCGTCCCGCACCTGCACGTGGGCCTGTACCGGCCGGACGGCACCACCCTCAACCCATTCCCCTACCTGCAGCGGTGGGAAAGCCGGAAAGTAGTCGTGAGCAGTGAGCAGTGA
- a CDS encoding metal-sulfur cluster assembly factor yields the protein MPTREEVMKALEVVKDPELHINVVDLGLVYDVQIDGGKVFVAMSLTTPACPIGPMITQQAEAVLRSLPGVEDVHVELVWDPPWTPDMMSDRLKKARQMGLL from the coding sequence GTGCCGACCCGCGAGGAGGTCATGAAGGCGCTCGAGGTCGTCAAGGACCCGGAGCTCCACATCAACGTGGTCGACCTCGGCCTCGTGTACGACGTGCAGATCGACGGCGGCAAGGTGTTCGTGGCGATGTCCCTCACCACGCCGGCGTGCCCGATCGGCCCGATGATCACCCAGCAGGCGGAAGCCGTGCTGCGGAGCCTGCCCGGCGTGGAGGACGTCCACGTGGAGCTGGTGTGGGACCCACCGTGGACGCCGGACATGATGAGCGACCGGCTGAAGAAGGCCCGTCAGATGGGGCTCCTGTGA
- a CDS encoding helix-turn-helix transcriptional regulator, protein MLRDPFKVAAVLGDPTRYRIFEHIVRRAPGGVTAQEMAQRFSLHPNVARMHLAKLQRAGLLFSRPDHRGRSGRPVHLYFPTGRAATFAVPSRNFELLAELLSLALAEFGPAGLEALDRVGAAFGRQVAAEAARAAAPSPGSAPGRGLETAAEQLRQQGIEIEVAGEAGATRITVTNCVFHELALSHPEHVCRLCAAVMHGLVSAFSATADIRVLESLPRGGERCEFAATHR, encoded by the coding sequence ATGCTGCGGGACCCATTCAAGGTGGCCGCCGTCCTGGGCGACCCCACCCGCTACCGGATCTTCGAGCACATCGTCCGCAGGGCTCCCGGCGGCGTGACCGCTCAGGAGATGGCCCAGCGCTTCTCCCTCCACCCGAACGTGGCCCGCATGCATCTGGCCAAGCTCCAGCGAGCCGGCCTCCTCTTCTCCCGGCCGGATCACCGGGGGCGGAGCGGCCGTCCCGTGCACCTCTACTTTCCGACGGGCCGGGCCGCCACGTTCGCGGTGCCGAGCCGCAACTTCGAACTGCTGGCGGAACTCCTCTCGCTGGCGCTGGCCGAGTTCGGCCCGGCCGGCCTCGAGGCCCTGGACCGCGTGGGGGCTGCGTTCGGCCGTCAGGTGGCGGCGGAGGCCGCCCGGGCCGCCGCGCCTTCCCCGGGCTCGGCCCCGGGCCGGGGGCTGGAAACGGCCGCAGAGCAACTGCGCCAGCAGGGGATCGAGATCGAGGTGGCCGGGGAAGCGGGCGCCACGCGGATCACGGTCACCAACTGCGTGTTCCACGAGCTGGCGCTCTCCCACCCGGAACACGTCTGCCGGCTCTGCGCCGCCGTGATGCACGGCCTCGTGAGTGCCTTCAGCGCCACGGCGGATATCCGGGTGCTGGAGAGCCTGCCGCGGGGCGGGGAACGCTGCGAGTTCGCGGCCACCCACCGGTGA
- a CDS encoding SufB/SufD family protein, with product MPVLLGELSREALVARSRERGEPEWLTEARAKAWEVYQSLRLPGPHDEDWRRTDVSPVRLAEVVADAPEGPAAPLPDRLRKVADSGKALVLENGVVTARPAGLPHGVIVTDLETAAREHPDLVREHLMSRVIRPDEHIFVALHAAIWRGGVFIHVPAGVRVEEPIQTVEWAGGAGAGLFGHTLVVVEPGAEVTVAQYVGSAPVPDRTVQAGAVEIWAKPGAQVRYASVQNWGTGVWSFTTRRALVQKDARVDWLIGDFGGSLVRSEQRTVLDEPGAQGNLKLVFFGSGDQHIDLVAEDLHVPGSHRSAGDILGRGVLAGSARAVFRGVGHIMRGAKGCECFLRENALLLNRGCRVDSIPSLFIDDDDVVRGGHAATSGRVDDEELFYLRSRGIPENRAKRLIVMGFLQPLLEAAQGTGLRSEIESLIDGKLGL from the coding sequence ATGCCTGTCCTGCTGGGAGAACTCTCCCGGGAGGCCCTGGTGGCCCGATCCCGGGAGCGGGGGGAACCGGAGTGGCTGACCGAGGCCCGGGCGAAGGCGTGGGAGGTGTACCAGAGCCTGCGGTTGCCCGGCCCGCATGACGAGGACTGGCGGCGCACGGACGTGAGCCCGGTCCGGCTGGCCGAGGTGGTGGCCGACGCCCCCGAAGGCCCCGCCGCCCCGCTGCCGGATCGCCTGCGCAAGGTGGCAGACTCCGGCAAGGCCCTTGTCCTGGAGAACGGCGTCGTGACGGCCCGACCTGCCGGGCTGCCGCACGGCGTGATCGTGACCGACCTGGAGACCGCCGCCAGGGAGCATCCGGACCTCGTGCGGGAGCATCTCATGTCCCGCGTGATCCGGCCGGACGAACACATCTTCGTCGCCCTCCACGCCGCCATCTGGCGCGGTGGCGTCTTCATCCACGTGCCCGCCGGCGTCCGGGTCGAGGAGCCCATCCAGACCGTGGAGTGGGCGGGCGGCGCCGGGGCGGGCCTCTTCGGCCACACGCTCGTCGTGGTCGAGCCGGGGGCGGAGGTGACGGTCGCCCAGTACGTCGGATCGGCGCCGGTCCCGGACCGGACCGTCCAGGCGGGCGCGGTCGAGATCTGGGCGAAGCCGGGCGCGCAGGTCCGCTACGCCTCGGTCCAGAACTGGGGCACCGGGGTGTGGAGCTTCACGACCCGCAGGGCCCTGGTGCAGAAGGACGCCCGGGTCGACTGGCTGATCGGCGACTTCGGGGGCAGCCTGGTGCGCTCCGAGCAGCGCACGGTGCTCGACGAGCCCGGGGCCCAGGGCAACCTGAAGCTGGTGTTCTTCGGGAGCGGCGACCAGCACATCGACCTGGTCGCCGAGGACCTGCACGTGCCGGGCAGCCACCGCAGCGCCGGCGACATCCTGGGGCGGGGCGTGCTGGCCGGGAGTGCCCGGGCGGTTTTCCGGGGCGTCGGCCACATCATGCGGGGGGCCAAGGGCTGCGAGTGCTTCCTGCGGGAGAACGCCCTGCTCCTCAACCGGGGCTGCCGGGTCGACTCGATCCCCAGCCTCTTCATCGACGACGACGACGTGGTCCGGGGCGGCCACGCCGCCACGAGCGGCCGGGTGGACGACGAGGAGCTCTTCTACCTGCGCTCTCGCGGCATCCCGGAGAACCGGGCCAAGCGGCTGATCGTGATGGGTTTCCTGCAGCCGCTCCTCGAGGCGGCCCAGGGTACTGGCCTTCGTTCCGAGATCGAGAGTCTGATCGACGGGAAGTTGGGCCTATGA
- the mrdA gene encoding penicillin-binding protein 2, with protein sequence MEDVRPRAITLMVVTLIMTAALVGQTANLMVRQRDRYTAMAQAQLYSRLKIPAPRGEILDRHGIPLATNRPANVVSIRYPHYKDPELQKRLSDLLGIPLSEMRSTVQRKLREGRHYEPLTILKPLTREQFAILTEQAERYPGVQVETVALRSYPRGSLAAQVIGYTGTLSPEQARLPEFKDYEGSDLVGQAGLEAYYEHELRGRKGEWQVEVDPGYRPTADLGVAVQPVPGNSLRLTLDANLQSVTERALERIMKYLQETPNTIDGRIYRNARAGAAVVLDARTGAVLAMASYPSYDLNIFVRRDPQEVQATFQAPLSPMLNRAIGARYYPGSSWKMVTLGAALATGAVKPTERILAVGRYEPTGQSDWRNHGWVDAVRALQVSSNIYFYEMGRRVGIDNLVNFAKGYGFGQRTGIDLKGEQDGVLPDAEWRARWARVTGESWTLGYTTQVAIGQLVEVTPLQLARYAAAIGNGGKLLRPYLVDSIVDPGGRVIQKTQPQVVGQLPVPPEALAVIRRGMEAVTEPGGTSSFAVWPLPGIRTAGKTGTAQYVGKDPYGVYVAYAPAEDPEIAVAVVIEQAGSGSAVSHVARAIMAAYFGVELPDGDPAKLPAEPEPGSPAPGVAR encoded by the coding sequence GTGGAGGACGTGCGCCCCCGGGCCATCACCCTGATGGTGGTCACCCTGATCATGACGGCGGCGCTCGTGGGCCAGACGGCCAACCTCATGGTGCGCCAGCGCGACCGGTACACCGCGATGGCCCAGGCCCAGCTGTACAGCCGGCTCAAGATCCCGGCGCCCCGCGGCGAGATCCTGGACCGCCACGGCATTCCCCTGGCGACCAACCGGCCGGCCAACGTGGTGTCGATCCGCTACCCCCATTACAAGGATCCGGAACTGCAGAAGCGGCTCTCCGATCTCCTTGGCATCCCGCTTTCCGAGATGCGAAGCACCGTCCAGCGCAAGCTGAGGGAAGGCCGCCACTACGAGCCCCTGACCATTCTGAAGCCCCTCACCCGCGAGCAGTTCGCCATTCTCACCGAGCAGGCCGAGCGCTACCCCGGCGTCCAGGTGGAGACCGTGGCGCTCCGCAGTTACCCCCGGGGGTCCCTGGCGGCCCAGGTGATCGGCTACACCGGCACGCTCAGCCCGGAGCAGGCACGGCTCCCCGAGTTCAAGGACTACGAGGGCAGCGACCTGGTCGGTCAGGCCGGGCTCGAGGCCTACTACGAGCACGAGCTGCGGGGCCGCAAGGGCGAGTGGCAGGTCGAGGTGGACCCGGGCTACCGCCCGACGGCCGACCTGGGGGTGGCGGTCCAGCCTGTCCCCGGCAACAGCCTGCGCCTGACGCTCGACGCCAACCTGCAGTCGGTGACCGAGCGCGCGCTCGAACGCATCATGAAGTACCTGCAGGAGACGCCCAACACGATCGACGGCCGGATCTACCGGAACGCGCGCGCGGGCGCGGCCGTCGTCCTCGACGCGCGCACCGGCGCCGTGCTGGCCATGGCCAGCTATCCGTCCTACGACCTGAACATCTTCGTGCGTCGCGATCCGCAGGAGGTCCAGGCCACCTTCCAGGCTCCCCTGTCCCCGATGCTCAACCGCGCGATCGGCGCCCGCTACTACCCCGGGTCCAGCTGGAAGATGGTCACCCTGGGGGCCGCCCTCGCCACCGGCGCCGTCAAGCCCACCGAGCGGATCCTCGCCGTGGGGCGGTACGAGCCCACCGGCCAGTCGGACTGGCGAAACCACGGCTGGGTGGACGCCGTGCGGGCCCTGCAGGTGTCGAGCAACATCTACTTCTACGAGATGGGCCGGCGGGTCGGGATCGACAACCTGGTCAACTTCGCCAAGGGCTACGGCTTCGGCCAGCGCACCGGCATCGATCTGAAGGGCGAGCAGGATGGGGTGCTGCCGGACGCCGAGTGGCGCGCGCGGTGGGCCCGGGTGACCGGGGAGAGCTGGACCCTGGGCTACACGACCCAGGTGGCGATCGGCCAGCTCGTCGAGGTGACCCCGCTCCAGCTTGCCCGCTACGCGGCGGCCATCGGCAACGGCGGCAAGCTGCTGCGGCCCTACCTGGTCGATTCGATCGTCGACCCGGGCGGCCGCGTGATCCAGAAGACGCAGCCGCAGGTGGTGGGCCAGTTGCCGGTCCCGCCGGAAGCCCTGGCGGTCATCCGGCGCGGGATGGAGGCCGTCACCGAGCCGGGCGGGACGTCGAGCTTCGCCGTCTGGCCGCTGCCCGGAATCCGGACGGCGGGCAAGACCGGGACCGCCCAGTACGTCGGCAAGGACCCGTACGGTGTCTACGTGGCCTACGCCCCCGCCGAGGATCCCGAGATCGCCGTCGCCGTGGTCATCGAGCAGGCCGGGAGCGGGAGCGCCGTCTCCCACGTGGCCCGCGCCATCATGGCGGCGTACTTCGGGGTCGAGCTGCCGGACGGCGATCCGGCGAAGCTGCCGGCGGAGCCCGAGCCCGGATCGCCGGCGCCCGGCGTGGCGCGCTAG
- the sufC gene encoding Fe-S cluster assembly ATPase SufC — translation MSQRPELVIRDLHVRIEDREIVKGLNLTVRGGEIHALMGPNGSGKTTLSKAIMGHPAYEVTGEVLLDGVNLLELPPDERARHGLFLAFQYPVEVPGVTVANFLRTALNSIRGEEIGVWEFQEMLLEKMQLLEMDESFAGRYLNEGFSGGEKKRNEMLQLALLQPRIAVLDETDSGLDVDALKIVGKTVNSMRSESFGALIITHYNRILKHIRPDVVHIMVDGRIVRTGGPELADEVEEKGYDWVRAQVA, via the coding sequence GTGTCGCAGCGGCCGGAACTGGTCATCAGGGATCTGCACGTGCGCATCGAGGACCGGGAGATCGTCAAGGGCCTCAACCTCACCGTCCGCGGTGGTGAGATCCACGCGCTCATGGGCCCGAACGGCTCCGGGAAGACGACCCTCTCCAAGGCGATCATGGGGCACCCCGCGTACGAGGTGACGGGCGAGGTCCTCCTGGACGGGGTGAACCTGCTGGAGCTGCCGCCGGACGAGCGGGCCCGCCACGGCCTGTTCCTGGCCTTTCAGTACCCCGTCGAGGTGCCCGGCGTGACCGTGGCGAACTTCCTGCGGACCGCCCTGAACTCGATCCGCGGGGAGGAGATCGGCGTCTGGGAGTTCCAGGAGATGCTCCTGGAGAAGATGCAGCTCCTGGAGATGGATGAGTCGTTCGCCGGCCGCTACCTGAACGAGGGCTTCTCGGGCGGCGAGAAGAAGCGCAACGAGATGCTGCAGCTGGCCCTCCTGCAGCCGCGCATCGCGGTGCTCGACGAGACCGACTCGGGCCTCGACGTGGACGCCCTGAAGATCGTGGGCAAGACCGTGAACAGCATGCGGTCCGAGTCGTTCGGTGCCCTGATCATCACCCACTACAACCGGATCCTCAAGCACATCCGGCCGGACGTGGTCCACATCATGGTCGACGGCCGCATCGTGCGCACCGGCGGGCCCGAGCTCGCCGACGAGGTCGAGGAGAAGGGCTACGACTGGGTCCGCGCCCAGGTGGCGTGA
- the sufB gene encoding Fe-S cluster assembly protein SufB, translated as MAKEALEILGTEYKYGFRDPEQFVFKTRKGLDREIVEQISRHKNEPDWMREFRLKALDIFLKKPMPTWGADLSEIDFGDIYYYLKPVEKKGRSWDEVPEDIKRTFDRLGIPEAERKFLAGVSAQYESEVVYHNIRKDLAEKGVIFVDTDTAVREYPDLVRQYFGTVVPPGDNKFAALNSAVWSGGSFIYVPPGVHVEIPLQAYFRINAENMGQFERTLIIVDERAFVHYVEGCTAPTYSSSSLHSAVVEIIVKRGARCRYTTIQNWSHNVYNLVTKRAVAYADATMEWVDGNIGSKVTMKYPAVILREPGAKADILSIAFAGKGQHQDAGAKVIHLAPRTSSTITSKSICKDGGRTTYRGLVQVHKGAEGSKVKVNCDALIFDPASKTDTIPYMEIAEEDVAIEHEATVSKVSAEQLFYLMSRGISEQQATQMIVQGFIEPFTKELPMEYAVEMNRLIELEMEGSVG; from the coding sequence ATGGCCAAGGAAGCCCTGGAGATCCTGGGCACAGAATACAAGTACGGTTTCCGTGACCCGGAGCAGTTCGTCTTCAAGACCCGCAAGGGCCTGGACCGCGAGATCGTGGAGCAGATCTCCCGGCACAAGAACGAGCCCGACTGGATGCGGGAGTTCCGGCTCAAGGCGCTGGACATCTTCCTGAAGAAGCCCATGCCCACCTGGGGCGCAGACCTGAGTGAGATCGACTTCGGCGACATCTACTACTACCTGAAGCCGGTCGAGAAGAAGGGCCGCAGCTGGGACGAGGTGCCGGAGGACATCAAGCGCACCTTCGACCGCCTGGGCATCCCCGAGGCCGAGCGCAAGTTCCTGGCGGGAGTCAGCGCCCAGTACGAGTCCGAGGTCGTGTACCACAACATCCGCAAGGACCTGGCGGAGAAGGGTGTCATCTTCGTCGACACCGACACCGCCGTCCGCGAGTACCCGGACCTCGTGCGGCAGTACTTCGGCACCGTGGTCCCCCCCGGTGACAACAAGTTCGCAGCCCTGAACAGCGCCGTGTGGTCGGGCGGCTCGTTCATCTACGTGCCCCCGGGCGTGCACGTGGAGATCCCCCTGCAGGCCTACTTCCGCATCAACGCGGAGAACATGGGCCAGTTCGAGCGGACCCTCATCATCGTCGACGAGCGTGCGTTCGTCCACTACGTCGAGGGCTGCACGGCGCCCACGTACTCGTCCTCCTCGCTCCACAGCGCGGTGGTCGAGATCATCGTGAAGCGGGGCGCCCGCTGCCGCTACACCACGATCCAGAACTGGTCGCACAACGTGTACAACCTTGTGACCAAGCGGGCCGTCGCGTACGCCGACGCCACCATGGAGTGGGTCGACGGCAACATCGGCTCCAAGGTCACCATGAAGTACCCGGCCGTCATCCTGCGCGAGCCCGGGGCCAAGGCGGACATCCTCTCCATCGCCTTCGCCGGCAAGGGCCAGCACCAGGACGCCGGGGCCAAGGTGATCCACCTGGCGCCGCGGACCTCGAGCACCATCACCTCGAAGTCCATCTGCAAGGACGGCGGCCGCACGACCTACCGGGGCCTGGTGCAGGTGCACAAGGGCGCCGAGGGCAGCAAGGTGAAGGTGAACTGCGACGCCCTGATCTTCGACCCGGCGTCCAAGACCGACACGATCCCCTACATGGAGATCGCGGAGGAGGATGTGGCCATCGAGCACGAGGCCACGGTGTCCAAGGTCTCGGCGGAGCAGCTGTTCTACCTCATGAGCCGCGGCATCTCCGAGCAGCAGGCGACCCAGATGATCGTCCAGGGCTTCATCGAGCCCTTCACCAAGGAGCTGCCGATGGAGTACGCGGTCGAGATGAACCGCCTGATCGAGCTCGAGATGGAGGGCTCCGTCGGCTGA